The Sneathiella limimaris DNA segment TCAAAAGATGTGGGCCCTATCGATGTGCGTCAAAGTGAGGAGCATCCGTTTCTTGGCCGCGAAATCGCCCAGCCCCGCCAGTTGAGCGAAAGCCTCTCTGCCAAAATCGATGAAGCTGTCCTAAACCTTCTTAAAGAAGCAGAGGATCGCGGAACAGAAATCATCACAACCCATAAGCCGGAAATTGAGGCGCTGATCAAGCAACTGGAAGCCGAAGAAACCATTGGCCGCAATGAGATCGACCGCATCCTCAAAGGAACTCCGCCGTTGAAAGATGTTGCTACAAAGGGCTAGGACAAACCAAGCCCTTCAACTCCTGCCTACATCAGGGCGCCTATGCGTTCTTTCATCATTTCGGTGGAGCCGTCTGTGAAGGCGGCGATTTTTGCGGCGGCAAGATGCTGACCGAGGAAATGCTCTTCACGAAGACCATTGGCGCCCATGGCCTGCATGCAGGTCACGAGGGATGGGATAGTCACCTCCCCCGCCATTTTCTTAGCCAGTGCAGCGGCAAGGACAGCATCCTCTTTTGCATCGATAAGCCTTGCGGCCTTCTCCACCAGTCCGCTGAGGGCAGCGATATGGGTCATCACATCAGTTAGCGACCATTTATACCCCTGATGAGCGACAAGAGGCTGGCCAAAGGCTTGCCGCTCCTTGCCATAGGATGTTGTGAGCTCCAGCGCGTTTTGCATCATGCCCACACACATGGCGGCTACATAGGTGCGTGCGCCGTTAATGGACCCCATGGCATATTTAAAGGCTTCGCCAGGCGGACTTAACATATCTTCTGATGGGGCGATGTAATCTTCCAGATGGAACTCGCCCGCCCCAATGGCATGCCCGCCGATCAGGCGGTAAACCTCGCCCCGGCGGAATCCCTCCTGCTTGGCATCAATTAAAAAACTGGCAATCCCTTTCCAGCCCTTGGCGGGGTCAGTCTGGGCATAGAGCATGATGGTATCTGCGTAAGCCGCATTGGTGATCCAGGCTTTCGTGCCATTGATCCGCCAGCCCCCCTCGACTTTCTCAGCGCGGGTTTGTATGGCCGCAAAGTCACTGCCAGCCGCAGGCTCAGTGAGTGCCGTGCAGCCGATCCGCTCCGCCGATAAAAGTTCATCGGCCATGGCATGATGCCGATCATGGGAACTGACGCGTAAGCGAGAGGCTACATTCTGGCTGTTGATCAGGGCGAAAACGCACGCCATGGATTGATGGGAGAGAAGCCGCGCCATTTCCACCTTATCAGAGAAAGGGGCCCCAAGACCGCCAAAGCAGGGCTCTGTTTCAAGCCCAAGAAGTCCGATCTCACTCGCCCGGACAAACATCTCCCCCGGGGCGGCGTGACGTTGTTCCCACTCCAGCCGATATTCCTTGAGATAAGCGCCAAATTCGCGAACCTTCGCGTCCAATCCACTTGTCCTGAACCCCATGAGACAACTCCCTTATTCTTTTTGATTTTGCAGGAAGTCTACCGGTGTTCAAGCAGGGTGTAAATAAACGGTGACATTTGGCCTGCCAGATGAAATTCAGAAACCTACCCAAGCAAATGGGATTGGTAATGGTCTTGGATCTCATGGAAATCAGTGTCTCCATACATACCGCTTAAGGTGTCGGTTGAGATACTGAAGAATAGAATTTTGGAAACCATCTGATAGACCAGCGCAAAAACCTCCAGCCTTTCCATATCCTTACATTGGCTGTCCAAGGCAATTATATCAGTCAGTTTTTCCAGAAATGGTTTCAGGTACCATTTTCGTTTCTCACCAGGTTGCTGCGATGTATCCAGAACAACCCGTGCGATCAGTCTGCCATCCTGCGGGTTATCAACAAAGTAGGCATTCAGCTGATCATGCAATTGCTGAAACCGATCTGCCGCCACCTCTTCAGAGGCTTCGAACTCCGTCACGATCTTCATTAAGCGATCGGCCAATCGCTCCAACACTTCCGCAAAAAGTTTCTCCTTTTTCTCGAAATGATGCAGCAGCGCCTGCTTCGTGATGCCCAGTTCAACAGCCACGTCCTGAATGGAAACGCCATTGAAACCTCGACTGGAAAACAGTTCAGTTGCCGTCTCGATCAAGGCGTTGCGGGTATTTTTCCTGCGCGGTGTCATGCCTCTTATCTACAAGAACATTGACAACTTGCCAAGCGGTAAGTACTTTACTTACCAAACGGTAAGTTCCAGCAAGAAAGGGAGAGAAGTATGGACCGGCAAACAGAATTGTCACTACTAAGAGAACTGGTCAGCCTGAGCGAAACACATTCTGCCTTTCTGGATACAGAAACTGGCCGATCTGCAGTTACCCGATATCTGTCAGAGGACCGCTTTGATCAGGAACTCTCAAATGTCTTCAAGAAAACACCCTTGATCGGAGCGCATGTATCGCAGCTTGAAAACCCCGGTGATTTCGTAACCACTGAACTCGCGGGTCTTCCCATCCTGGTGGTGCGCGACAAAGAAGGAACGGTCAGAGT contains these protein-coding regions:
- a CDS encoding TetR/AcrR family transcriptional regulator, whose product is MTPRRKNTRNALIETATELFSSRGFNGVSIQDVAVELGITKQALLHHFEKKEKLFAEVLERLADRLMKIVTEFEASEEVAADRFQQLHDQLNAYFVDNPQDGRLIARVVLDTSQQPGEKRKWYLKPFLEKLTDIIALDSQCKDMERLEVFALVYQMVSKILFFSISTDTLSGMYGDTDFHEIQDHYQSHLLG
- a CDS encoding acyl-CoA dehydrogenase family protein — its product is MGFRTSGLDAKVREFGAYLKEYRLEWEQRHAAPGEMFVRASEIGLLGLETEPCFGGLGAPFSDKVEMARLLSHQSMACVFALINSQNVASRLRVSSHDRHHAMADELLSAERIGCTALTEPAAGSDFAAIQTRAEKVEGGWRINGTKAWITNAAYADTIMLYAQTDPAKGWKGIASFLIDAKQEGFRRGEVYRLIGGHAIGAGEFHLEDYIAPSEDMLSPPGEAFKYAMGSINGARTYVAAMCVGMMQNALELTTSYGKERQAFGQPLVAHQGYKWSLTDVMTHIAALSGLVEKAARLIDAKEDAVLAAALAKKMAGEVTIPSLVTCMQAMGANGLREEHFLGQHLAAAKIAAFTDGSTEMMKERIGALM